A window of Kribbella voronezhensis genomic DNA:
TGGAGGTCGACGGCGACGAACTGCGCGTCACTGGCGGTTCGGGGTACGGCTCGTACGGCGAGTCGTACCGCTTCAACTTCGGTCCGGACGGTCAGGTCGAGTCGGTTCGCGGGTCAGGCGGACTGCTGTCGCAGCCGATCGACCGTTTCACCCTTCCCGATCGGGTGCGTACCGTGCAGGCATGACGATCCACGGGGAACACCCCTTCCTCCCGCCGGAATCGGAGCGAAGCCCGGTACGCCGGTTGCGCGGCCGACTGCCGTCGCCGGTCGGCCTCTGGACCACCTCGGACGACGGCAAGCGCGCCGGGCTGACCGTGTCGTCGATGCTGATCGCCGACGGTGAGCCCGGTCTCGTGATCGGGCTCATCGACCCGGACTCCGACCTGTGGGAAACGTTGCGCTCGGCAAGGACCGCCGTCGTCAGCCTGCTCGGCGCCGGCCACCAGCAACTCGCGGACGCCTTCGGTTACGTCGCCCCCGCGCCAGGCGGCCCGTTCCGGATGATCGACTGGACCGACACCGACTGGGGACCGGCCCCCGTCGGCGTCACCACCTGGGCCGGCTGTCGCCTGGTGGACCCCGACCCCGCCGAGGTCGGCTGGTCCCTCCAGGTCCACCTGGAAATCGCCCACGTAGAACTCCAACCCGACGACCTCCCACCCCTCATCCACCGCCGCGGCCGCTACACAGTCCTGTAGAACTCCCGCCCACGCGACCTCCTCCGTCGGCCCTCCCCTAGCTACGGCGCTCCTTCGTCGTACCTCCCGCTGCCTGGCTCTGGGCTTGCCCCGTGGGGTGGACACCGGGGGCAAGCCACTCCGGGATCAGCGGAGGGCAGCCAGTTGGTCGAGGGCGATCATCAGGTCTCGATCGCGGCCGACGGCCACCATGCGCTCATAGGTGGCGTCCTCGGCGGCGTTCTGGTGCATCACGTTCAGCTGGAGCGTCAGCCGTTCCGCGATCAGGTCGAGGATCTCGTCAGTGGTGCCTTGCCAGCCGTACTCGCGGAGAAAGTCGGCAAGTCGAGGCAGGCGCGAGTCGAAGTCAGTGAAGCCTTCGGCGGCCACGACATGGGAGGCATGCAACGGCGTCCAGGAGAACGCGACCCAGGCGACGTCCAGCTCCAGGCGTACCGGACCGGCCATGTCCCAGTCGACGAAGCCGACCAGGCCATCGACGTTCCATACCGCGTTGTACGGCGCGGCGTCGTTGTGCGCGAGGATCATGCCCGGCTGCCAGCCTTGTCCTTCGCGCCAGCAGGCATCGTCCGGTGGAACGAAGTCGGCGACGGCTGCGTGATAGCGGCGGAGCCAGCGCGCAACATCGGTCAACGCCGATGAGCTGTGGGTCCACGCAGGCCACGGCCGGGCGTTCCCCACCGTTTGCCCAGCCAGAAAGCTGACCATCTCGCGGCCGTCTGCGTCCACACCCAGCGGACGCGGTGCTCCCGAGAAGCCGGCAGCCTCCAGATGAGCCAACAACGCATGGACCGACGGTGTCCACGCCCCCGCGGTACGCCGTACGACGCCGTCCACCAACGAGGCTCCACCGTCGAACCCACCATCCAGCCGTTCACCCATAGCGTCCATCCTCCCCGAACGCCTCCGCAGACAGCCCGAGGTCATCCCGCAGGTGATGCCCGGTCAACGGTTTGGGGAGTCGGGTGATTGGTTGGTGGTGTGGTCTCGGGCCTTGCGGTGGAGCAGTTGCGTGAGGGGGAGGGTGATGTAGGCGAGGAAGGCGGCGAGCAGGATGCCCCACCAGAAGTGGATGACGGCGAAGTAGATGCCGGCGAGGATCCAGGCGGTCAGCTGGACTCGTAGTACGAGAAGGTATTCGAGGTTGAGGAGTGGATCTGGCGGCCGAGTCGAGGCGTCGGTCGGGAAGGCGCCTCGTTGCCTGAGCCGGAAGAGCACGATGACGCGGGTGGTCCAAGTCAGGACGAAGGCAGCTTGGAGGACGGCGGCCGGCCAGACTCCGATCATCGCTGTCAGGACGGTCGTGGCGACCAGCACGGCGAGGGGGATCAGAGCGGCGATGAGTTGCCCGCGGAAGCTCTTGGGCATCTGACCTCCTGACAGCCGGCGAACGAGACCATTCCCACCAGTCGCACGACCGATGCACGCGCGGCTGTCGGAGTGGCTGTCCCGACGGACAGGAGATAGTGGACGGAGCCTAGTGCACTTGAGCGCTGCGAGTGGCGTGCGTACGGCGTACTGGAGGTGCACTACCTGTCGGTCGGGACGCCTTGCTAGGCGTGCTGGGCTGATGCGCAGGTGGTGCAGGTGCGGGCTACTGGGCGAGCCTCGAGGCGGTCGGCGGCGATCGGGCGGCCGCAAAGCTCGCAGGTTGTGTAGGTGCCGGATGCCACGCGTGCGAGCGCGGCGTCGATCTCTGTCAGGTGTTGACGGGCCTGCTCGGCCAGCGCGCCGAGTTGGGAGCGTTCGAAGGCGATCGTCGAACCTTCGGGATCGTGTTCGTCGTCCGCGTTGCTGTCGCGGGATGCGGCGACGACCGCGTCGAAGTCGTCGCTCAGGTTGGCCAAGCGGTCCAACGTCTTCTGCCGCTCACGCTCGAGACGGGTCCGCGGATCGTCCATCCACCCATTCTGGCTCGGCGAACGCGAGATGGTCGCCGGGGGTGGTGGCTCCCGGCCGCCCTGAACCTCGCGGCTACTCGCTGATGTCCCGGATCAGCTTGGCCGGTACGCCGGCGGCGAGGGTGTTCGGGGGTACGTCGTGGGTGACGACTGCTCCTGCGGCGACGACCGAGTTCTCGCCGACGGTGACGCCCTGGAGGATCATCGCGCCGGCGCCGATCCAGACGTTGCGTTCGATCCGGATCGGCGCGGCCGTGATGCCGTCGAAGCGGGACGCCGGAGGGACCGGGTGGCCGGAGGTGATCAGGCTGACGCCGGGTCCGATCATCACATCGTCCCCGATCTCGATGCCGCCGATGTCGTTGAGCTGGCAGCGTTGGTTGATGAAGACCTTGCGGCCGACGCGGATGTTGATCCCGTGGTCGCAGTACAGGGGCGGGATGAGGTTGAAGGTCTCGTCGACGGGCTGCCCGGTCAGTTCACTCCAGACCGAGCGGATCGCCTCGCGGTCGTCGTACGAGAGTGTGTTGAGCCGCTCGGTCAGCCGGATCGCCCGCTCGACCCGCTCGCGGATGCCGTGTACCTCCGTCACGCCCTCTTCGGTCCAGAGCTTGGCCATGTCGTCTCCTCGTCGTCGCTCGGGTGACTGATGCAACAGGGGATGAGCGGGCCCGCACAAACAACGGTCGGGGCGGCGTGCCACAACTCTTGGTTGTCTAAGGTGATCAGGTGGATCTCGAGGCCGTCCGGACGTTCGCGGCGGTCGTCGACACCGGTCAGTTCCAGGCTGCTGCCGACGAACTCGGCATCACCCAACAAGCCGTCTCCAAGCGGATCGCCGGCCTGGAACGCGTGCTCGGCGTACTCCTGCTCGTCCGATCGGCACGCGGTACGAGCCTGAGCATCGACGGGCAGGCGTTCCTCCCACACGCCCGCGAACTCCTTCGGGTCGCCGACCGCGCGCTCACCTCGGTCCTCCCCGGCCGGCGCGCACTCCGCATCGACGTCCTCAACCGTCGCGCCGCCACCGCAGCCGCCCTGCACGCCTTCCACCAGGCCGATCCCGGCGTCGACCTCGACGTGGTGACCCTGCCCGATGCCGATGTCGACGCCGCCGTGGTCGCGGTAGCCGCCGGAACCATCGACGCGACCTTCCGCGCTATCACCGATCCGCGGCGCCAACTCACCGCTCCCGTCACGGCATGCCGGGTCATCGACGACCCTCACCAACTTCTCGTCGGCCCCCGCCACCCGCTCGCGGAGGCAACCAGCCTCACCCTCGCCGACCTCACGCCGTACCGGATCTGGATGCCCGGCATGATGCCCGGCTCCGAGTGGCGCCTGTACTACGAGGAGCTCGCGCGCGCGTTCACGCTCGCGATCGACACGGGCGGCCCGAGCTTCGGCGTCGAAGTTCTCCTCGACGAACTCGCCGGATCCGCCGACCTCGCCACCTTCGTCGGCGAGGGCACCCGCTACTTCTGGCCGGAGTCGTACGACCTCCGCCGCATCCCGATCGTCAACCCCACGCCGGTCTATCCGCACTCGATCATCTGGCGCGAAGACAACCCACACCCGGCACTCGCAGCCTTCCTCCATCACCTGCGTTCCACCCGCACCAGCCCCGCGAGCCAGATCTGGGTCCCTCCGTGGGCAGAGAGCGTGAGGAGCTAGTACTACGGGCAGTCCGCCCACGCGGCTCCTTCGTCGCCGCTCCCCACCCCCCAGCTACGGCGCTCCTACGTCACGCCTACCGCTGCCTTTGTTCGAGGAAGAGTTCGCTCACGGTGGAGTCCTGCGCTGTGTCGTGCTGAGCGCTCGCAGTTGGCGAGAGAATGGCGACCTTCGCTCCGTCGGTCGTGCTGATAGGAGCAATTGCACTCATGTCGAGGCAGCGAAAGGCGCGACGCAGGAGCGCCGTAGCTGGGGGGTGGGGAGCGCCGACGCAGGAGGCGCGTGGGCGGCAGTCGTTGAAAGATCTAAAGTGCTTGGCATGAAAGCGACGACTATCCATGCCCCCTTCGATGTGCGGCTCAGTGACGTTCCGGATCCGGTGATCGAGAAGCCCACCGATGCTGTGGTGAAGATTGTTGCCGGGTGCATCTGTGGGTCCGATCTGTGGTCGTACCGCGGGGAGAACAAGATCACTCCGGGGAGCCGGATCGGGCACGAGTATGTCGGGATCGTGCAGGAGGTCGGGTCGGAGGTGCGGACGGTGAAGCCGGGTGATTTCGTCGTCACGCCGTTCGTCGCGAGTGATGGGACGTGTCCGAACTGCAAGGCCGGGCTGCAGTCGGTGTGCCAGAACATCGTGGGGATCGGCAGCAAGGGGGCGGACGGCGGCCAGGGTGAGTACGCGAAGGTGCCGTGGGCAGATGGCACGCTGGTCGCGACGCCCGAAGTACCGGACGATGCGCTGGTTCCGTCGTTGCTGACGTTGTCCGACGTGATGGGGACCGGTTGGCATGCGGCTCGTTCGGCGCGGGTCAAGGCCGGCGACACCGTCGTGGTGGTCGGCGACGGCGCTGTTGGATTGTGTGGGGTTCTCGCCGCTGCCCGGATGGGTGCAGAGCGGGTCGTCGCGCTGTCGCGGCACGAGTCGCGGCAGAAGCTCGCGCGCGAGTTCGGCGCGACGCACATCATCGCCGAGCGCGGGGACGAGGCGAAGGCCGCAGTACTGGAACTGACCGACGGGGTCGGAGCGGACGCCGTACTGGAATGTGTCGGCACCGACCAGTCCTTCAAGACCGCGTTCGACGTCGCCCGGCCGGGCGCGACCGTCGGGTTCGTCGGCGTACCGCACGGTGTGGAGGTGCCGATCCGGACGATGTTCAGCCGGAACGTCGGGTTGGCGGGCGGCGTCGCTCCGGCGCGTCAGTACCTGCCCGAGCTGATGGCGGACGTACTGTCGGGAGCGATCAACCCCGGTCTTGTCTTCGATGCGGAGCTGCCGCTGAAAGCGGTTGCCGAGGGCTACCAGGCGATGCACGAGCGACGCAGTATCAAGGTTCTGCTGCGTCCGTGAGGATGTCGTGCCCGTCGGCGGGCATTGACTTCAGGCTGTGAACGGCCTCAACAATTGCGCACATTAAGGTGTCACATCTGCACAACGTGCGTGTGTAGAACGTTGACACCTGCCCGCACGCGTGCCCAGAGTTGGCCCGTCAAGGGGGCATTCATGATGTCCAGACAGCTCCATGAGCTGATCGGAGAGTGAAAAAATGCGTGGTGGTTTGAGCAAGACCTTCGCGGTCATGGGTGCCGTGGGTCTTCTCGCGGTCAGTGCCTGCGGTAACAGCAACGACAACTCCGGTGGGGGCGGCTCGTCGGCCAGCAAGGACGTCACCGTCTTCACCTGGTGGGCAGACGGCGGCGAGAAGGCCGGACTGGACGGTCTGGTCTCGACGTTCAACACCGAGTGCAAGGACTACAAGTTCGTCAACTCCGCCGTCGCGGGTGGCGCCGGTTCGAACGCCAAGCAGGTGCTGGCGAACGACCTGGCCGCCAAGAAGCCGCCGTCGACCTTCCAGGCGCACGCCGGCGCCGAGCTGGGCGACTACATCAAGAACGGCCAGGTCGACGACGTCAGCGACCTGTACAAGGAGTTCGGCCTGGACCAGGCCTTCCCGAAGAGCCTGCTGGACAACCTGACCGTCGACGGCAAGATCTACTCGGTGCCGGCCAACGTCCACCGCGCCAACGTCGTCTGGGCCAACCCGACGGTGCTGAAGAAGGCCGGCCTCGACGCCACCAAGGCACCGGCCACGGTCGACGCCTGGATCGCCGACCTGGAGAAGCTGAAGGCGGCCGGAGTCAAGGCTCCGCTGGCCACCTCCAAGGGCTTCGCCCAGGAGATGGTGATGGAGGTCGTGCTGCTCGCCGAGCTCGGTCCGGACAAGTTCACCGGCCTGTGGAAGGGCGAGACCGACGCCAACGGCGCCGACGTGACAGCCGCGCTGACGAAGTACCAGAAGCTGCTGAGCTACAGCAATGTCGACCGCGACGCTATCGACTGGCCGGACGCGCTGGGCTACGTCAACAAGGGCCAGGCCGGCTACACGGTGATGGGTGACTGGGTCGCCGCGCAGCAGTTGGCCGACAAGGTGCCGGACTCGGCGTACACCTACTGGCCGGCGCCGGGCACCGCGGGGAACTTCCAGTTCCTGGCGGACTCGTTCACGCTGCCGACCGGTGGTCAGGACCCCGATGGTGCGAAGTGCTGGCTGAAGGTGGTCGGTAGCGCGGACGGCCAGAAGGCCTTCAACACCAAGAAGGGCTCGATCCCGGCCCGTTCCGACGCGGTGCCGACGGACTACCCGAAGTACCAGCAGTCCGCGATGGCCGACTGGAAGTCGAACAAGATCGTGCCGTCCTGTGCGCACGGCGCTGCCTGCAGCCTCGGTCAGAACGACAGCATCCTGTCCGCGATCAGCCAGTTCAGTGGCAAGCCGGACGTCGCGACGCTGCAGAAGGCCCTGGCGACCGCGATCAAGTCGTCCTGACCCGCGTTGTCCTCACCGGTTGCTGGTGGTTCGTCTTGCCGCCGGCACTCAACCTAGCCACAAGACAAACCACAGAGATCTGGAGTCCTGAGCATGCATGGAAGGATCCGTACCTGGGGTCCGGGTGCGTTGGTGCTGCTGCCGACGGTGTTGTTGCTCGGGTACTTCGTCTACGGGTTGATCGCCTGGACCTTCAACACCTCGTTGACGGACAAGCACAACGCCCGCCCGGTCCCGACGAAACACGTCGGGTTCGAGAACTACGTCAACCTGTTCGGTGAGGACCGGTTCCTCAACTCGCTGAAGAACCTCGGCGTGCTCACGGTGGCGTTCATCGTGGGCACGCTGATCTTCGGCGTGCTGTGGGCACTGCTGCTGGAGAAGGGGGTCACCGGCGAGGGTGTGTTCCGGTCGATCTTCCTGTTCCCGATGGCCGTGTCGATGATCGCGTCCGGCGTCGTCTGGGGCTGGTTGCTGAACCCGTCCCAGGGCGACGACGCGCGCGGCCTGAACCGGCTGTTCGCCCTGCTGCACCTGAATTTCCTGGAGAATCCCTGGTGGACCGCCGGCAGCAGATGGACGACGATGGCGTCCATCGCGCTCCCCGCGGTCTGGCAGCTGTCGGGGTACATCATGGCGCTGTTCCTCGCCGGTTTCCGCGGGATCCCGCCGGAGCTTCGCGAGGCGGCGCGGGTGGACGGCGCGTCGGAGTTCAAGCTGTACCGGTACGTGCTGTTCCCGCAGTTGTCCCCGATCGCGTTGTCGGCGCTGATCATCCTCGGGCACATGTCGCTGAAACTGTTCGACCTGATCTACGCGATCACCGGGCCGAACCAGTTCCGCACCGAGGTGCCTTCCGTCTACATGTGGAACACCTTGCTGCGCAGCGATATGGCCAAGGCGGCGGGTATCGCGATCGTGCTGCTCGCGGTCGTCGCCGTCCTCGTCATTCCCTATGTCGCCTACACCGTCCGGCAGGAGAGCGAAGAATGACCGTCGTGGAGGCATCGGCTGCCACCGGTAAGGCCGCAGCGGCGATCAGCCGGAAGCCGCAGCGCAGTACGATCAGCGACGGATCGACCAGGAAGAGCCGGACCGTTCGGTATGTCCTGCTGCTGTTGTTCCTGCTCTTCGTCCTGACGCCCGTGTACGTCGTACTCATCACCAGCTTCAAGACCTCCAGCGACACCACCGCCGCCGCGCAGTGGTCGTTGCCGCAGACCTGGACCCTGGAGCCCTGGCGCAAGGCCTGGGACGTCCTGCAGCCGTACATGGTCCGCTCGCTCTCCCTGGCGGTGCCGGCCGCGATCATCGCGTCGATGATCGGTTCGGCGAACGGGTTCGTGCTGGCCCGCTGGCGGTTCCCCGGGGCGAACCTGGTGTTCGCGTTCATCCTGTTCGGGATGTTCATCCCCTACCAGGCGGTGATGCTGCCGCTGCGGCAGACCTACCAGGACCTGGACGTCACCCGCGGCATCCCGACCCTGCTGATCACGCACGTGATCTACGGTCTGCCGATCTGCACGCTGATCTTCCGCAACTACTACGCGACCGTGGTGCCGAACGAGATCATCGAGTCGGCCCGGGTCGACGGCGCCGGCCTGATCCAGACCTACGCGCGGATCATCCTGCCGATCTCGATCTCCGGCTTCGTGGTCACCCTGATCTGGCAGTTCACCTCGGTCTGGAACGACTTCCTGTTCGCCCTGTTCCTCACCCAGCAGAACAACGGCCCGGTCACCCTCGGACTGGCGGCGCTGGCAGGTGGCCAGAAGGTGGACTACGCGGCCTCGATGGCCGGTGCCCTGATCACCTCGTTCCCGACCCTGCTGGTCTACATCCTGCTCGGTCGCTGGTTCATCGGCGGCCTGATGGCAGGCGCCCTCAAGGGCTGACCCCCGTACTACGGCCTCGCGGCTCGCGCGCACTCCGGTGAGCGCGAGCCGCGCGTCGTACTGGATTCACCTGCAGTGCGTGCGTCGTCACGGCGTGTCGAGACCTTCATCCACAGGACGCGCGCACGGCCCTGCGGGCAGGTGCTCATCAGCGGTAATCTCGCCAGGGTGACCAAGTCACGAGGCCGGGACGGACGCGGCAGCCACCTGCGGCTGGTCGACTCCAGTCCGGGCTCCACCCCAGCGCAGCCGCCGGTGGGTGTCGTGGGGACAGACCTCGACACCACGCCGAGCGTTGCCGTGCTGGAAACCTTGCTGGAAACGCTGCAACTCGACCTTGCTGCGGCCCCGCCCGCGCTGCATCCGGTGATCGCGGAGGCCTCGGTCGCCCGGTCCGCCGCGTTGCTCGCCGACCAGCTCTGGCCGGCCGGGCAGCCCGACGAGATCGGGGAGGTCGAGCGGTTCTTCTGGGCCGATGCCGCTCGCGTGCTCGGTGAGCGGCGGGACCTGGAATCCTTTGTCCTGTTGACGAGTCTGGCTCGAACGGTCGGTCCGGCCGGGCGGTTGCCGCTGCAGCGAGCGCACCTGTCGCGCGGGCGTACGCAGTACGGGGTCCCTGATTGGGTCTCCCGGATCGCGGGGTTCCGGCTGACGAGTGCGATCGTGTCCGAGGACGTCAGCGGGGACGGGCTCAGCGTCGTGCTCGACTACGACGACGACCAGCATCCGCACACCGTGGTGGTTTTCGTCGACAACAATCAGGGCGCCATCGCGAAGGATGTCTTCGTCGGGCCCCCGGTTGATCGCGTCGTCGAGGCGTATCAACGTGGCGGCCGGGTCACCGTGCGCACCGTCCGGCCGGCAACGGCCGCCGGGATCATCCTGCAAGCGCTCGGGGAGACACACGATCACGACGACCCGCCGGTGACCGAGGACTTCGAGTTCTTCTCGGGTCTTCTCGTGAACCGGCTGACCCAGTTGCCGGAACGGCCGATCCGGCCGCCGGTGCGGCCGCAACTGTCCGGGCGGCAGCGTGATCAGCTGGTGACGGAGTTCCTCGACTCCGGTTATGCGAGCGGTCTGCCCGACGACGCGGCCGATATCGCGCGGCTGTGGATCGACCACGCTGTGGACCGGACGGTGGGCGGCCCGCTGCGGGTGAGCGCCGTCCTGGTCGAGCTGTTCCTTTCGTACTGGCTGCCGCGCAAGGTGCTTGCCGACAGCACCTACTTCGCCGCGGTCCCGAGGGTGGTGAAGGCGTGGCTCGAGTTCGCGGGGGAGCGGACGGCGCTGGATCTGGCCACCGTCGAGGAAGCCCTCGACGCGGTCGACGTATGGACCCCTGCTCTCGAGGCGGCGGCGCTGGCCGAGCCGATCGGCTCCCGCACCGGCGAGCGCGTGTTCCTGGATGACACGAGTGACGATCTCGAGGACGCCTACCGCACGCTGGCCGGCCTCGGCGCGCCACCGCAACCGGACCTCCGCGGCCTGGACAAGTCCCAGGCCGCCACCTTGACCGTTCTCGCCCCGCACGCCTGGCTGCTGGCCGGCGAGACCCTCGGCACCGACTACGCCGCCGAGGCCTACGAGATCGCCGACCGCCTCGTCCGCGACGCCCCCGACCTGCTCACCAAGGCCCGTCTCTCCACCTGGCCCCGAGCCATCGTCTGGCTGCTGGCCCACCGCCACCGCCTGGTCGGCCCCGGCGAGCCCCTCACCCCCCTCGCCCTCGCCTCCGAGCTCTCCTCCTCCCCACCCACCCTCCGCAAAACCGCCAAGCTCCTCACAGACACGCTGATCCTGCCCCGCTGAGTAAAGCGAAGGCGTAGGGGCCCGCTGCCTGAAGAGCGAAAGGGCGGAAAGGTCGAGTAGCCGGGCTGTACCGCTGAGTGAAGAGCGAAGGGGAAGAAGGCGGGCTGCCGCGCTGACTCAGCAGGTGGGCGGGCTTCGGGGGCGGTTGGGGTGGGACGGACAATGGGGGCATGCATGTGCGCGCGCCGGAGCTCAAGGGTCGGGGATGGTTGAACACCGGGGGACGGGAGCTCAAGCTCGCCGACTTCCGCGGACGCTTTTTGTTGCTCGATTTCTGGACTTTTTGCTGTGTGAACTGTCTGCATGTGCTGGACGAGTTGCGGCCGTTGGAGGAGAAGTACGGCGATGCGCTGGTGATCGTCGGCGTGCATTCGCCGAAGTTCGCGCATGAAGGGGAAGAGGCGGCCGTCAAGGCGGCGGTGGAGCGGTACGAGGTGGGGCATCCCGTGCTGGACGACCCCGAGCTGGTGACCTGGCAGAACTACACCGCTCGGGCCTGGCCGACGCTGGTGCTGGTGGATCCGAACGGGTACATCGTCGCGCAGTACTCCGGTGAGGGGCACGAGCACGCGCTGGACGCCCAGCTGGCCGAGTTGATCGCCGAGCACGAGGAGGCCGGCACGCTCACCCGGGGCAAATCGCCGTACGTCGCGCCGGAGCCCGAGCCGACCGAACTGCGGTTCCCGGCCAAGGTGGTTGCTTATGGCAATGGGTTCTTGGTGGCCGACGCGGGGAACCACAGCATCGTCGAGCTGGCGGACGATGCGACGACGGTGGTGAGGCGGTTCGGGACCAAGCGGCGCGGATTCGCCGATGGACCTGCCGACGAAGCATCCTTCTCCGAGCCGAACGGACTGACCGTACTTCCCGACGAGATCGCGGCGGAGGTCGGTTATGACGTGGTGGTCGCCGACACCGTGAACCACGCGCTCCGCGGGATCAACCTGAGCACCGGCGAAACCCGCACGCTCGTGGGCACTGGCAAGCAGTGGATGGACGGCGACGGCACCGGCGTACTGAGTTCGCCGTGGGATGTCGCCTGGTGGCAGGACAAGATCTGGATCGCGATGGCCGGTGTCCACCAGCTGTGGACGTTCGACCCGTTCACCGGGACGACCGAAGTGGCCGCCGGTACGACGAACGAAGGTCTCCGCGACGGCGCGAAGGAGCAGGCCTGGTTCGCTCAGACCAGCGGCCTCGCGGTCGACGGCGACCGGCTGTGGCTCGCGGACTCCGAGATCTCGGCCCTGCGC
This region includes:
- a CDS encoding carbohydrate ABC transporter permease, giving the protein MHGRIRTWGPGALVLLPTVLLLGYFVYGLIAWTFNTSLTDKHNARPVPTKHVGFENYVNLFGEDRFLNSLKNLGVLTVAFIVGTLIFGVLWALLLEKGVTGEGVFRSIFLFPMAVSMIASGVVWGWLLNPSQGDDARGLNRLFALLHLNFLENPWWTAGSRWTTMASIALPAVWQLSGYIMALFLAGFRGIPPELREAARVDGASEFKLYRYVLFPQLSPIALSALIILGHMSLKLFDLIYAITGPNQFRTEVPSVYMWNTLLRSDMAKAAGIAIVLLAVVAVLVIPYVAYTVRQESEE
- a CDS encoding LysR family transcriptional regulator; its protein translation is MDLEAVRTFAAVVDTGQFQAAADELGITQQAVSKRIAGLERVLGVLLLVRSARGTSLSIDGQAFLPHARELLRVADRALTSVLPGRRALRIDVLNRRAATAAALHAFHQADPGVDLDVVTLPDADVDAAVVAVAAGTIDATFRAITDPRRQLTAPVTACRVIDDPHQLLVGPRHPLAEATSLTLADLTPYRIWMPGMMPGSEWRLYYEELARAFTLAIDTGGPSFGVEVLLDELAGSADLATFVGEGTRYFWPESYDLRRIPIVNPTPVYPHSIIWREDNPHPALAAFLHHLRSTRTSPASQIWVPPWAESVRS
- a CDS encoding phosphotransferase translates to MGERLDGGFDGGASLVDGVVRRTAGAWTPSVHALLAHLEAAGFSGAPRPLGVDADGREMVSFLAGQTVGNARPWPAWTHSSSALTDVARWLRRYHAAVADFVPPDDACWREGQGWQPGMILAHNDAAPYNAVWNVDGLVGFVDWDMAGPVRLELDVAWVAFSWTPLHASHVVAAEGFTDFDSRLPRLADFLREYGWQGTTDEILDLIAERLTLQLNVMHQNAAEDATYERMVAVGRDRDLMIALDQLAALR
- a CDS encoding zinc-dependent alcohol dehydrogenase family protein: MKATTIHAPFDVRLSDVPDPVIEKPTDAVVKIVAGCICGSDLWSYRGENKITPGSRIGHEYVGIVQEVGSEVRTVKPGDFVVTPFVASDGTCPNCKAGLQSVCQNIVGIGSKGADGGQGEYAKVPWADGTLVATPEVPDDALVPSLLTLSDVMGTGWHAARSARVKAGDTVVVVGDGAVGLCGVLAAARMGAERVVALSRHESRQKLAREFGATHIIAERGDEAKAAVLELTDGVGADAVLECVGTDQSFKTAFDVARPGATVGFVGVPHGVEVPIRTMFSRNVGLAGGVAPARQYLPELMADVLSGAINPGLVFDAELPLKAVAEGYQAMHERRSIKVLLRP
- a CDS encoding carbohydrate ABC transporter permease, with protein sequence MTVVEASAATGKAAAAISRKPQRSTISDGSTRKSRTVRYVLLLLFLLFVLTPVYVVLITSFKTSSDTTAAAQWSLPQTWTLEPWRKAWDVLQPYMVRSLSLAVPAAIIASMIGSANGFVLARWRFPGANLVFAFILFGMFIPYQAVMLPLRQTYQDLDVTRGIPTLLITHVIYGLPICTLIFRNYYATVVPNEIIESARVDGAGLIQTYARIILPISISGFVVTLIWQFTSVWNDFLFALFLTQQNNGPVTLGLAALAGGQKVDYAASMAGALITSFPTLLVYILLGRWFIGGLMAGALKG
- a CDS encoding ABC transporter substrate-binding protein, with product MRGGLSKTFAVMGAVGLLAVSACGNSNDNSGGGGSSASKDVTVFTWWADGGEKAGLDGLVSTFNTECKDYKFVNSAVAGGAGSNAKQVLANDLAAKKPPSTFQAHAGAELGDYIKNGQVDDVSDLYKEFGLDQAFPKSLLDNLTVDGKIYSVPANVHRANVVWANPTVLKKAGLDATKAPATVDAWIADLEKLKAAGVKAPLATSKGFAQEMVMEVVLLAELGPDKFTGLWKGETDANGADVTAALTKYQKLLSYSNVDRDAIDWPDALGYVNKGQAGYTVMGDWVAAQQLADKVPDSAYTYWPAPGTAGNFQFLADSFTLPTGGQDPDGAKCWLKVVGSADGQKAFNTKKGSIPARSDAVPTDYPKYQQSAMADWKSNKIVPSCAHGAACSLGQNDSILSAISQFSGKPDVATLQKALATAIKSS
- a CDS encoding TraR/DksA family transcriptional regulator, translating into MDDPRTRLERERQKTLDRLANLSDDFDAVVAASRDSNADDEHDPEGSTIAFERSQLGALAEQARQHLTEIDAALARVASGTYTTCELCGRPIAADRLEARPVARTCTTCASAQHA
- a CDS encoding flavin reductase family protein, translated to MTIHGEHPFLPPESERSPVRRLRGRLPSPVGLWTTSDDGKRAGLTVSSMLIADGEPGLVIGLIDPDSDLWETLRSARTAVVSLLGAGHQQLADAFGYVAPAPGGPFRMIDWTDTDWGPAPVGVTTWAGCRLVDPDPAEVGWSLQVHLEIAHVELQPDDLPPLIHRRGRYTVL
- a CDS encoding NHL domain-containing thioredoxin family protein — encoded protein: MHVRAPELKGRGWLNTGGRELKLADFRGRFLLLDFWTFCCVNCLHVLDELRPLEEKYGDALVIVGVHSPKFAHEGEEAAVKAAVERYEVGHPVLDDPELVTWQNYTARAWPTLVLVDPNGYIVAQYSGEGHEHALDAQLAELIAEHEEAGTLTRGKSPYVAPEPEPTELRFPAKVVAYGNGFLVADAGNHSIVELADDATTVVRRFGTKRRGFADGPADEASFSEPNGLTVLPDEIAAEVGYDVVVADTVNHALRGINLSTGETRTLVGTGKQWMDGDGTGVLSSPWDVAWWQDKIWIAMAGVHQLWTFDPFTGTTEVAAGTTNEGLRDGAKEQAWFAQTSGLAVDGDRLWLADSEISALRWVDTEVHTAVGTGLFDFGLRDGKAEEALLQHPLGVTVLPDGSIAIADTYNGAVRRYDPRAGLVETMATGLAEPSGAVVSGNELLVVESTAHRLTRIPLGASAKPDEFSTRTQRPPMEIAAGEVTLEVVFSPPPGQKLDDRYGPSTRLLVSSTPEALLKEGAGDTTDLVRRLVIDERVGDGVLHVAVQAASCDDSAEVEFPACHLHRQDWGVPVRVTTEAATRIELVLSGAARS
- a CDS encoding sugar O-acetyltransferase is translated as MAKLWTEEGVTEVHGIRERVERAIRLTERLNTLSYDDREAIRSVWSELTGQPVDETFNLIPPLYCDHGINIRVGRKVFINQRCQLNDIGGIEIGDDVMIGPGVSLITSGHPVPPASRFDGITAAPIRIERNVWIGAGAMILQGVTVGENSVVAAGAVVTHDVPPNTLAAGVPAKLIRDISE